The Cryptomeria japonica chromosome 2, Sugi_1.0, whole genome shotgun sequence region TTTGAGGCCATTGCGAATGCTCTAGGTCATTGCCTAAGGGTCGACTCTACTTCTTCAAACTTCATGCACACCTCATTCACACATATCCTAGTGGATGTTAATCTCTTGAAGGCTCTACCTGGTGAGGATATATTATATGTGACTTACTGGCCTTGGTGTCAATCTTGTAGATTATGAGGTCATCCCCTTCTATTATAGACATTGTTTTGCCACTAAGAATTTAGCTTCAAATTCTACTTGTGTTATCCTCAAGTTGTCCTCATTTACTTGGTGGCAAACTACCCTTTCTTACTATCTTACTATATTTCCAGAGAATTTGATCACTGATGTAGGAGAGTAAAATCCACACTTGATTCTAACAAATGTCCATTTTGGGCTCAGGTATACTCTTATGGTTCCATTAGTTGAGTTCCACTCAACTCACAAAATGATTGCTCAACTACTTATTGTCATTATTCCTATTCTACCTTGAATTTTGACATAGCTACTTACTTCTAATATAATTTTTTGTTGTTCAACATCTCATCACTGATCTTCTAGGTGTGTAGAGACCATGGATGAGCCCTCTAAAGGGGCATCCCCTCCACCCCTTCTTCTAGGATTGGGGGCTTACACAATAATATTTTATAGAAGTTATTCAAAGGCAGAAAAAATTTCTTCATAAGGATATCTCCTAATCATAAACCTATACATAATCTCATTTTGAACAATGAATTAACATTTTAAACAGGagttagaaaataaagattcttttgcCCTTTAATCCCATACATATTGATTCACCACTTGCAAATTATGACGTGTTTATGAGCCACAACAAGGCCAGGCTTCACCCACATCATAAGTGAAATATTTAAATCTTATTTCAATATGATGTGGGCATTTGTTCCCAAGTTCTACACATGAAAAGGAAGAGAAAGCGTATCCAATGTAACAAATAACTCTCTTGCAAATTAACTCAAGTTTGATGGTTGGATAAAGGGGAGAATATTTATAGGGAGAACAATGAGTATTGGTAGTAGTCAACGTTGACTCGATAGTTTTCCTCTAAACAAATATTTTTACTCTTATCATTTTTAACCATACAAATATTTAATAGTTTAACTATTAATTAGTGGAATATTAGGCTATACTTTAAAATATTAGGCTAGACCTCGAAGATGTGATTCTATATTGTTTATTACACATGACGTATgcattgtcattttcattttgctttccaacatttgaaaaaAGTCCAATCCACTTGTCATTAAAGACACATATTCTATTTTATTGGTAAGCCTTTTTCATTGTCCTCAATGTGAAAAGAATTTGTTTGCTACTTGAACCCCTTGAGATTATCATTGGATGTTAATAATATTGTCCATGTGCTTATGATATCCAGTTTAATATGAATGGATATTAATGGATAATTCATGTTGTGATTTGACTTATAATAGGTTTATTATGATCTAttcttttttattataaaaatattcaATGGTGTTATAGAAAGATGTATAATACATATGATTAGAAGAGGATCTTAGGAAATCATGGTCAAGTCTTATAACTGAAGTGAATGTTTCTAAATAATCTACTTAATGTGTTTGTTTGAATCTCTTAGAAACTAGTTTTTCCTTGTGCCATTTCAAAAAAGCAGCATCAACAAAATATTTTATCTTATAAATCTATTTTGACACCAGTCATCTATTCATATTTTTGAAAGCTCCATTATTTCTCATGTGCTATTTTAATCAATTGCTTCCCTCTCTtcatttatatcatcaaaacaatgGTTCATGGATATTCGCTCCAAGATTGTTCTTGAAATCGGAGCAGTCACCATAGTGATTCACACAGGCACACTATCTTattaatgaaaataaaagaaatatatgcAACACAAACTGTTAGAACAACTAAACAGTTAAGGCAGAAACCGCAGAGGTGGTTAGAAAACTAAACTACCAAACCTAAACTAACAGAACAATCAAACAAACTAAAGATCCCGAAGGATTAGTTAGCAgttctattttaataataatatgttGAACGAAAATATGAGTTAGATATTTGGTTAAAAGATTGTTCCATTCACCCACATCTCAAGCCAGTCAAACATGTAAATCTTGTTTCACAATTATGTTCGCTACTAAACAATCTTCTTCATTTGCTAAGCAAAATACATAAGTTAGGCAATTGTTTCCAAGATCCAAAGGCAGAAGTGACCTATAAATGATCTGTGTGTAGAAGTAGAGGAAATGATACAACAGGGTCTGTAACAGACGATCACAATGGACTAATAATTTGcgaaggataagaaagagaatgaGATTCAAAGAGGGTGGAAGCGTACGGTGGAGTGGCGGGCAATGTGGAGACTGAACTgccctcctttttcacccacatCGATCTTTTGCTCACCTGGCGGGGGAAGCATTTCGAAGTTGTTCAATATTCTCCCAATTACCAGGCCCAGCAGAGGCAGAGCCAGGATGATTCCCGGGCAGCTCCTTCTCCCCATTCCGAAGGGCAGGAAACGGAAGTCCACTTTCCCCCCCACAGCCGCTTCAGTCTCCTCCTCCTCTTCCATAAATCTATCCGGCCTGAACTCTGATGGATTCCGCCACCACTCTGGATTATTAGACAGCCACCAAGCGTTCACCACCACCTTGCTCTCCTGAGGAATTCGAAAGCCATCAATGGAGGCCTCCCCCAAGTTCATGTGTGGAACGAGCAGGGGAATGGGTGTGTGCAACCTCAGCGTCTCTTTCACCACCGCCTGCAAATACGGCAGCTTCTCAACGTCCTCCTCCTTTACCTCCTCCCCTTTCCCAACAACTCTCTCCAATTCACTTCTCACCTTGGCCTGTACTTCAGGATGATTCACCAGCTCGGCAAGAGCCCACTCCATCGACCACAGAGTCGTCTCTATCGCCGCCACGTTTATGTTCTCCACGATGTAGAGCACGTTTTGCTCGTTGATTTCGCCCTTGCTCTCTGCTTCCAGTATGTGGTCTATTGCACACTTTTTGACCTTCTCATCGCCCTTCCCTTTCGCTAAAATCTTCCTGCATCCGTCCCCATCACAACTACATTAATATCATCAAATAAAATACTATGCAGATGATGCTCCTCACTTGATCTTCAACACTCTACTTTAATATAACTCTATATATTATTCCACACAACATTTCTGCAAATTGAGCAGTTTGAAAGATGCTAAACCAATGATTATAAACTAAGATGATTGCTGCGGAAAGCTGAAGAGTTTTTAGGAAGATTCCAAACAAACAAATTTAGAAAATGTTGAAGCGTGTCAATTTCCAAGAAATAAACACATCACAAGCAGTCTCCGAGGTTTACCTTCGTTCTTGGATGAAGTGATCGTTAAAAAACGCAAGCCTCCTGCTCTGAAGATCCGTGCACTTGTTCAAATACCCTCTCAAGAACGGCCTTAAGATGGGAATGAAGTCTCCATAGTTGTACTCAAAGCTCTGTGCCAGCTGACTTCTCTCCGCATTAAAAGCAGTGGCCTGAACGAACAGCGGGTCCTCCTGAGACTCGAACCGACGATCAAACATCATCGTATACAAAATATTATAAAGCATGAGTTGAAGCCTTTTCCTAATAACTATACCGCTCTCTAAGGCCACTTTATTTGCCCGGACGTCTTCAACAACTCTCTGAATCTCTTCCTCCCACCCTCCTCTGTAGTGTTGGACAACTTTCTGAGTAAAGAAAGGAAGAGTCATAATCCTTCTCATCTTTCGCCAGTGCTCACCATAGACGGTGAACACCATGTCTTGCCCGTTTCCCGTGAAGATATCAAACACCAAGTTGTTCTTTCTAGAGCCGAATTCGACACCCTGAGTATGAAGAACTTGTTTTGCGAGCTCAGGATTCGACACCACCACCAAATTTCTGCACCCCAATCTCAGCATGAAAACGTCTCCATAGCTTTTGGCCATCTTCGCAAGATTTCTGTGATTCAGATCATTCCCCACTTGCAGCCAATTGCCAAATATGGGCAAACACAGCGGGCCAGGAGGCAGCTTGGAGCGTTTCCTCACAAGTGTAGTCATCACTAACAATGTCACAAACAGAATTGCTCCCAATTCCAGGGGATACCACTGAGGCTGCTTCAAGAAATCTTGGATTGAAGACAAAGAGAGAAAACTCCGGCCAAGCAATGAAGCCATTCTCGCTTTGGAGGCTAATAACAAACAATTGACTCTTACAAAGCAACTCACCTTACTGGTCGGATAGAGGGGCGTTTACCTATTTATAGGGAGCCATCTCCCTAACTCCGCGTAGAAGAAAAGTGGTAGTTGGTAGCAGTCAACGTTGACTGGATAGTTTTCCTTCCAAACAAAGTGGGCAGACGAGGAAAACAGTAGTATCCTTTCGACCAATGTTATAGTGGAGGAAAACAGGTGAAACACGTACTGCTGTTTTAGGCTCAAATCAGTGGATTCAGAATCTTTAACTTGTTAATCTCTCTAAAATAATTTAGTTTTCCTCTGTTCAACGTGGGTCGTTGCAAGGAGGGACAATGTGTGGGCTCTACTCCAAATCTGTCCTCATTCTTGTGAAGAAGATCCACAAATAAACGAGTAAGGAGACTCAGCCCCTCATGTTCACGTATACATCACCTTCCACTAATATTAAAGAAGTAATTGAAAGCTTACTCTCGTCAACTCTACAAATCAAAGAATTTGATAGAAAAGTAATAATCATGAATTCTTTGTAcatttaatttatcaattattaattttttaaaaattagaaaaaaataattaaaagtattaataaattttatatatataaatagatcttcattttttaatatttttggtttatttgtgcataagtattaacAATTTTAAGTCTATTGTCATTGGAGCATTTTTAAACAAGTATGaatactttgaaatgtgtactttttgacacTTGTACGCATAACAGATTCCACAAAATGCATAGTTACTATTTGAAAGCCAAAACAGTAACTATACACAATCAAGTCAcaccaaacaaacaaaaataattatcaaaatccAACTACTGTTTAGAATCTATAGGTATGTGAAATTCACTGTAGGATTCCCTAATTTGGAAAGATGCATAGGTACCATTATCTAAGGGCCTGGCGACAACCGGCATGGTTCAGAGCATTAATGTGCAAGGCACGTCCACGTGCGACTGTCACAGTATCGAGCCCAATTACTGTTATCACGAGACAAGTTCATCAATAGTacaaatgccataaatttctagaGACCAAAGACGACCTCGGTTTTACGTGCATCGCATTATGTACAGTTCACGGTCGGAACGCAGTGTCACGTTTCTGctttattttctaatttaattGTGAACATTTCGACCTGCTAAAAACAAATCCCGTTCTACAAAAAGATAGAAACGATTTCCCATCTGCTCCTGAATTTTGCCAAGATTGTGGATTTTTTTAGGCCAGAGAAAATACCGAAACAGAAATTAGGTCACCTGTCCAGATTTTTCTCTCTGTGCAAGGTTTGATCTCTTAAAGGTAGTGAGCATTGGGTATACTGGTTTGTGgtgtctttgtttttctttctgGGTTTATCAGGAAACCAATGTTTCTCATTTTTGTTCTGGCAATCTGAAGCTTACTACAGATTTCGTGATATAGTTTAATGTTTTGTTTCATTGAAGATGTTATCTGGTTTGTGGATAGTGTTAACAATGGTAGTCATAGATGAGTCTGTGACGATCGATCTTAAATTATACTTATTAAatctagagaatgtcagtcaattttgaatgtttaacacttttaaatctaaaagtcaaaacttaaTGTGTTGTCCATGTCAGAAGTAAAAACATTACTTCATGATAAAAATGTTCTGTAGATTAAATGTGATATCCAACATTAAATATCCCCTTTATC contains the following coding sequences:
- the LOC131049134 gene encoding trans-cinnamate 4-monooxygenase C4H2, coding for MASLLGRSFLSLSSIQDFLKQPQWYPLELGAILFVTLLVMTTLVRKRSKLPPGPLCLPIFGNWLQVGNDLNHRNLAKMAKSYGDVFMLRLGCRNLVVVSNPELAKQVLHTQGVEFGSRKNNLVFDIFTGNGQDMVFTVYGEHWRKMRRIMTLPFFTQKVVQHYRGGWEEEIQRVVEDVRANKVALESGIVIRKRLQLMLYNILYTMMFDRRFESQEDPLFVQATAFNAERSQLAQSFEYNYGDFIPILRPFLRGYLNKCTDLQSRRLAFFNDHFIQERRKILAKGKGDEKVKKCAIDHILEAESKGEINEQNVLYIVENINVAAIETTLWSMEWALAELVNHPEVQAKVRSELERVVGKGEEVKEEDVEKLPYLQAVVKETLRLHTPIPLLVPHMNLGEASIDGFRIPQESKVVVNAWWLSNNPEWWRNPSEFRPDRFMEEEEETEAAVGGKVDFRFLPFGMGRRSCPGIILALPLLGLVIGRILNNFEMLPPPGEQKIDVGEKGGQFSLHIARHSTVRFHPL